Proteins encoded in a region of the Trypanosoma brucei gambiense DAL972 chromosome 6, complete sequence genome:
- a CDS encoding T. brucei spp.-specific protein translates to MVTFTCGVTLLLFSFHFFAIQSEAIPHICVNAANYSHTQFEECLTHMCDLSEELSAFKRTAVSLKRQATGDAETSKLALQYMEEALEKVLHVTQGVKEGNKTIGTAAAVKKSVIEAKIASDIADEEASKVERKLDKATRDAGNAEKNLQRILIYTARKACSSEGISSQDEEVKEAQCNVSTEIVYSCTRRPLKIKSDTLRKTYERLKSFTRTPNKTINEHLPKCHMWTELLEPAVASLTDMEKSASVARAYRNQVIKARGEAQQAAWTVGVTVQDVDGLDEVSEEDDFALAPVVLVAVLIVGAVLIDQHP, encoded by the coding sequence ATGGTGACATTCACTTGCGGAGTGACGCtactgcttttttctttccatttcttcgCAATTCAGTCAGAGGCAATTCCGCACATATGTGTTAATGCAGCTAATTATAGCCATACCCAGTTTGAAGAGTGTCTTACTCACATGTGTGACCTAAGCGAGGAGTTAAGTGCTTTTAAACGTACCGCGGTTTCCCTTAAGCGGCAAGCTACGGGAGACGCCGAAACTTCGAAATTGGCGCTGCAGTATATGGAAGAGGCACTTGAAAAGGTCCTCCACGTGACACAGGGTGTGAAGGAAGGCAACAAAACGATCGGAACGGCCGCTGCAGTCAAAAAGTCCGTGATTGAGGCAAAAATTGCGTCAGACATAGCGGATGAAGAAGCTTCCAAAGTGGAGAGGAAATTAGATAAGGCTACGAGGGACGCAGGAAATGCAGAGAAAAACCTTCAGCGCATATTGATATACACCGCTAGAAAAGCTTGTTCGTCTGAGGGTATATCCTCTCAAGATGAGGAAGTAAAGGAGGCTCAGTGCAACGTAAGTACGGAGATCGTCTACAGCTGCACCCGCAGGCCGTTAAAGATAAAGTCTGATACGTTACGTAAGACGTATGAAAGGCTTAAAAGTTTCACTCGCACGCCGAACAAGACAATAAACGAGCATTTACCGAAATGCCATATGTGGACGGAATTACTCGAGCCGGCAGTGGCGAGCCTGACTGATATGGAAAAATCGGCGTCTGTTGCTCGTGCGTATCGAAACCAGGTAATCAAGGCGAGAGGGGAAGCACAGCAAGCTGCATGGACAGTTGGCGTTACTGTTCAGGATGTGGATGGTTTGGATGAAGTGTCGGAGGAGGACGACTTTGCCCTTGCACCGGTGGTGCTTGTCGCGGTGCTTATTGTTGGCGCTGTGTTAATTGACCAGCACCCATAG